In Acaryochloris marina S15, a single genomic region encodes these proteins:
- the mrdA gene encoding penicillin-binding protein 2, with protein sequence MSLSNQSFSLPRRQRSQRNVGSGPRKFVFGGFISLLLFGAIVPRLSFLQITEGSLNLQRAEENRVRLIPKRPERGKILDRKGRILANSTYTYSVFVWPIAQKDEKWSQTVDVLSSILKIPETEIQERVEVEGHNSTSLVRVAQGLSFPQVVALSERMSDIVGVEIDKEAIRYYPHGELASQVIGYIGEINEEELARKQDQPYRLGDVVGQLGIESSYEQKLRGTWGGNQIEVDGAGRIVQILGQKLPIAGEDVKLTLDLDVQKAAEKALGKRQGAVVAINPKNGSIIAMVSYPGFNPNWFAKRVTEKQWQELQNRKFPFVNRAMQAFPPASTFKIATAIAGIESGKYSPNALVATSASVHGVGDWNGAGFGVIGFQTALQWSSNTFFGRVGVGTSPKILIEWAKRLGVGEKTGIDIPGESSGFIPDPAWKKEVFKDAWYPADTVMVSIGQGAVQLSPLQVSLIFAAIANGGYKVKPHLFQSDQPDDKWQTSLNLQPKTLNIIRSGLRAVVTSGTGQALNVPSIPPAAGKSGTAEDPPRSSHTWFGAYAPFNNPEIVVVAFGENTGGGGGSTAGPIALKVLEAYFKSQKK encoded by the coding sequence ATGTCGCTTTCTAACCAATCCTTTTCTTTACCACGACGTCAGCGTTCTCAGCGCAACGTCGGATCGGGGCCTCGTAAGTTTGTTTTTGGTGGCTTCATCAGTCTTTTATTGTTTGGAGCCATTGTTCCTCGTCTCAGTTTTTTACAAATTACGGAAGGGTCTCTGAATCTGCAGCGAGCGGAGGAAAATCGGGTTCGTTTGATTCCCAAGCGCCCTGAACGGGGAAAAATATTAGACCGCAAAGGTCGGATTCTCGCGAACAGCACCTATACCTATTCCGTCTTCGTCTGGCCGATTGCTCAAAAAGATGAGAAGTGGTCTCAAACGGTAGATGTTCTATCTTCTATTCTCAAAATTCCAGAAACGGAGATTCAAGAACGAGTTGAAGTAGAAGGCCATAACTCCACCTCCTTAGTCCGTGTTGCTCAAGGACTGAGCTTTCCGCAAGTGGTAGCGTTGTCCGAGCGGATGAGCGATATTGTGGGGGTCGAAATCGACAAGGAAGCCATTCGCTACTACCCGCATGGTGAATTGGCTTCCCAGGTGATTGGCTATATCGGTGAGATTAACGAAGAAGAACTAGCCCGCAAACAGGACCAGCCGTACCGCCTAGGAGATGTGGTGGGTCAATTAGGGATTGAATCCTCCTACGAACAAAAGTTACGGGGAACCTGGGGCGGTAACCAAATTGAGGTAGATGGTGCTGGCCGGATTGTCCAAATTCTGGGCCAAAAATTGCCCATCGCTGGGGAGGATGTGAAGCTCACCCTGGATCTAGATGTGCAAAAGGCAGCAGAAAAAGCCTTAGGGAAACGGCAAGGCGCTGTGGTTGCCATCAACCCTAAGAATGGCTCCATTATTGCCATGGTGAGCTATCCGGGATTTAATCCCAACTGGTTTGCCAAGCGTGTCACCGAAAAGCAATGGCAAGAACTACAAAACCGCAAATTCCCCTTTGTTAATCGGGCTATGCAGGCCTTTCCACCTGCCAGTACCTTCAAGATCGCAACTGCGATCGCAGGGATAGAATCCGGAAAATATTCACCTAATGCTCTAGTGGCAACCTCAGCATCCGTGCATGGTGTGGGGGATTGGAATGGAGCAGGATTTGGCGTCATCGGTTTCCAAACGGCACTGCAGTGGAGTAGCAATACCTTTTTTGGTCGCGTAGGAGTAGGGACCAGTCCCAAAATTTTGATTGAATGGGCTAAACGTTTAGGGGTTGGTGAGAAAACTGGCATTGATATCCCAGGAGAATCTTCTGGGTTTATCCCGGATCCGGCTTGGAAAAAAGAGGTGTTTAAAGACGCCTGGTATCCAGCCGATACCGTGATGGTCTCCATCGGTCAAGGTGCTGTGCAACTCAGTCCCCTCCAGGTCTCCCTCATTTTTGCTGCCATTGCTAATGGGGGATATAAAGTCAAACCTCACTTATTTCAGTCCGATCAACCCGATGACAAATGGCAGACCTCGCTGAATTTACAACCTAAGACTTTAAACATCATCAGATCGGGTTTACGAGCAGTGGTCACCAGCGGTACAGGACAGGCGTTGAATGTGCCTAGTATCCCTCCTGCTGCAGGTAAAAGTGGGACCGCTGAAGATCCACCTCGCTCATCTCACACCTGGTTTGGAGCCTATGCTCCCTTTAATAACCCAGAAATTGTGGTGGTTGCATTTGGCGAAAATACAGGCGGGGGCGGCGGATCTACAGCGGGTCCCATTGCCTTAAAAGTTCTAGAAGCCTACTTTAAGTCCCAGAAAAAATAA